One genomic region from Prevotella sp. Rep29 encodes:
- a CDS encoding fimbrillin family protein: MLKRFGMFLLCLSALWACTDDDVTVVEQNDLDRMVEITINAGVDAEGSTRTFIAASGDNFWKVGDSIGVWVLNDAGSVVTGPQPYKFKVTEVKSDQTKCTLQGKVPAQYENNRLAAIYPYQADATLEKVDKFNVPCVMKDGYFDCIDDENYKYLLTANVPTVQKAVKGSYDPEAYISIAVMNEVGTDLNFRNACTLIKFTAPSNTGKTITSVKFESRNETELDEQVNDLTGRFEIAYCPTEYGYSPAGYNAPNAEMKNFLLVANMKPVGANTKSVTLEAPEGFEPGATYYMVVKSFISNYEMSTTLPETGGGNWVDPQVDGVIFYSTAVPNPLRAYDENDRIINYTMSESPTPLDDITVNVSKGYPLLKSGHILYFTASDGTVCTRKFKASSTVETTEETLRAVKPSELVEGEVNYWYWVTRKTITTTSGLNFERNTYKPLTFADNSSNWSGKFQ, from the coding sequence ATGTTGAAAAGATTTGGAATGTTTCTTCTGTGCCTTTCCGCCTTATGGGCATGCACAGACGATGACGTAACAGTCGTAGAACAGAACGACCTCGACCGCATGGTGGAAATCACCATCAATGCGGGAGTGGACGCAGAAGGTTCTACCCGTACGTTTATAGCTGCTTCCGGAGATAACTTCTGGAAAGTGGGCGACAGCATCGGTGTTTGGGTGCTCAATGATGCGGGGAGTGTGGTAACCGGTCCTCAGCCCTACAAGTTCAAAGTGACAGAAGTGAAGTCCGACCAAACCAAATGCACCTTGCAGGGAAAGGTGCCGGCGCAATATGAGAACAACCGCCTTGCAGCCATCTATCCTTATCAGGCAGATGCTACGCTGGAGAAGGTGGACAAGTTTAACGTACCATGCGTAATGAAAGATGGGTATTTTGATTGTATAGATGATGAGAATTATAAGTATCTTCTTACGGCAAACGTTCCGACTGTCCAAAAAGCAGTAAAAGGCAGTTATGATCCGGAGGCGTATATCTCTATCGCTGTAATGAATGAAGTTGGCACTGACTTGAATTTTAGGAATGCTTGCACATTAATCAAATTCACGGCGCCATCGAATACGGGAAAGACCATTACGTCAGTGAAGTTTGAGAGTCGCAACGAAACAGAATTGGATGAGCAAGTCAACGATTTGACAGGTCGTTTTGAAATTGCCTATTGTCCAACAGAATATGGATACTCCCCTGCAGGTTATAATGCACCTAATGCAGAGATGAAAAATTTCCTTCTTGTTGCAAATATGAAGCCCGTTGGGGCGAATACTAAATCGGTGACATTGGAAGCTCCGGAAGGTTTTGAGCCTGGTGCGACCTATTACATGGTGGTAAAAAGTTTTATATCAAATTATGAAATGTCAACGACACTTCCAGAAACAGGAGGAGGAAATTGGGTAGATCCTCAAGTGGATGGTGTTATTTTTTATTCAACGGCTGTACCAAATCCTCTTAGAGCTTATGATGAAAACGACCGAATTATCAATTATACAATGTCCGAGTCTCCTACTCCTTTAGATGATATAACTGTTAATGTAAGTAAAGGTTATCCGTTACTTAAGAGTGGACATATTCTTTATTTTACAGCATCCGACGGAACGGTTTGTACACGCAAATTTAAGGCTTCAAGCACTGTTGAAACGACAGAGGAAACTCTCAGAGCAGTCAAACCAAGTGAACTTGTTGAAGGAGAAGTTAACTATTGGTATTGGGTGACGAGGAAAACAATTACTACCACTTCCGGTCTTAACTTCGAGCGCAACACTTATAAGCCTTTGACGTTTGCGGACAATTCGTCGAACTGGTCGGGTAAGTTTCAGTAA
- the rnr gene encoding ribonuclease R yields the protein MAKHKKGGKRPNKRQLTDALAGFFQTQPNEVFSTKQIFRALNIDTHPQRMMAISIMDDMAWDDFLSKKGNSAYRLNMKGQVQEGIFRRKANGKNSFIPDGQDKPIFVSERNSQFAFDGDRVRVALMARRRNHIKEAMVTDILERARDQFVGTLQVEQDFAFLVTESNVFTHDIMIPKKKLKGGKTGEKAVVRITQWPSKESKNIVGEVVDILGKSGENNTEMHAILAQYNLPYKYPKEVEEAANHIKADITPQDIAEREDFRDVTTFTIDPKDAKDFDDALSFRAIPDSNLYEVGVHIADVSHYVKENDIIDKEAQKRATSVYLVDRTIPMLPERLCNFICSLRPDEEKLCYSVIFEMDEEANIKKWHLAHTIIKSNRRFAYEEAQAILEQNGVIDGTGEPAPLPTKKHPYTGEFAEELCMLDRLAKQLRKRRFENGAVNFDSEELHFDVDEKGKPIRCYFKKSKDANKLIEEFMLLANRTVAESIGKVRKGVKAKTLPYRIHDQPDPTKLENLREFIAPFGYRLKTAGTRGAVSRSLNALMDACQGRNEQKLIETVALRAMMKAKYSTHNIGHYGLAFDYYTHFTSPIRRYPDTMVHRLLTHYQNGGKSANQKYYEDQCMHSSDMEQLAANAERDSIKYKMVEFMGDKIGEEFDAHISGIQSYGIYCEIDENHCEGMVAMRELDDDYYDFDEKNYCLIGRRHHHKYQLGDPIRIRVERANLEKRQLDFSLVE from the coding sequence ATGGCTAAACACAAAAAAGGAGGCAAACGCCCCAACAAACGACAACTGACCGACGCACTGGCAGGCTTCTTCCAGACGCAACCCAACGAGGTATTCTCTACGAAACAAATCTTCCGTGCCCTCAACATAGACACCCACCCGCAGCGCATGATGGCAATCAGCATCATGGACGACATGGCGTGGGACGACTTCCTCAGCAAAAAGGGCAACAGCGCCTACCGCCTGAACATGAAAGGACAGGTGCAGGAGGGCATCTTCCGCCGGAAGGCGAACGGCAAGAACTCGTTCATCCCCGACGGACAGGACAAGCCCATCTTCGTGTCCGAACGCAACTCGCAGTTCGCCTTCGACGGTGACCGTGTGCGCGTGGCACTCATGGCGCGCCGTCGCAACCACATCAAGGAGGCGATGGTGACCGACATTCTCGAGAGAGCGCGCGACCAGTTCGTAGGCACGCTGCAGGTGGAGCAGGACTTCGCCTTCCTCGTGACCGAGAGCAACGTGTTTACACACGACATTATGATTCCCAAGAAGAAACTCAAAGGCGGAAAAACCGGCGAGAAAGCCGTCGTACGCATCACGCAATGGCCCTCGAAAGAGTCGAAGAACATCGTCGGAGAGGTCGTTGACATACTCGGAAAGAGCGGTGAGAACAACACCGAGATGCACGCCATCCTCGCACAATACAACCTCCCCTACAAATATCCGAAAGAGGTGGAAGAGGCTGCCAACCACATCAAGGCAGACATCACCCCGCAGGATATCGCCGAGCGGGAGGACTTCCGCGATGTCACCACCTTCACCATCGACCCGAAGGATGCGAAAGACTTTGACGATGCGCTCTCGTTCCGCGCCATTCCCGACAGCAACCTCTATGAGGTGGGCGTCCACATAGCCGACGTTTCGCACTATGTCAAGGAGAACGACATCATCGACAAGGAGGCACAAAAGCGTGCTACAAGTGTTTATCTCGTCGATCGCACCATCCCCATGCTGCCCGAGCGGTTGTGCAACTTCATCTGTTCACTGCGCCCCGATGAAGAGAAACTCTGCTACAGCGTCATCTTCGAGATGGACGAGGAAGCCAACATCAAGAAATGGCACCTCGCACACACCATCATCAAGAGCAACCGACGATTCGCCTACGAAGAGGCACAGGCGATTCTCGAACAGAACGGCGTCATCGACGGCACGGGCGAACCCGCTCCCCTGCCCACGAAGAAGCACCCCTATACGGGCGAATTTGCCGAAGAACTCTGCATGCTCGACCGCCTGGCGAAGCAGCTCCGCAAACGCAGATTCGAGAACGGTGCCGTCAACTTCGACTCGGAAGAGCTCCATTTCGACGTGGATGAGAAGGGAAAACCCATCCGCTGCTACTTCAAGAAATCGAAAGATGCCAACAAACTCATCGAAGAGTTTATGCTCCTTGCCAACCGCACGGTAGCAGAGAGCATCGGAAAAGTGCGCAAGGGCGTCAAAGCAAAGACACTGCCCTACCGCATACACGACCAACCAGACCCGACGAAGCTCGAGAACCTGCGCGAATTTATCGCACCGTTCGGCTACCGACTCAAGACGGCAGGCACGCGCGGAGCCGTCTCCAGAAGCCTGAACGCACTGATGGACGCCTGCCAGGGACGCAACGAGCAGAAACTTATCGAGACCGTTGCCCTGCGCGCCATGATGAAAGCGAAATATTCCACTCACAACATCGGACACTACGGACTGGCATTCGACTACTACACACACTTCACATCGCCCATCCGTCGCTATCCCGACACCATGGTGCACCGGCTGCTCACCCACTACCAGAACGGCGGGAAGTCTGCCAATCAGAAGTATTACGAAGACCAGTGCATGCACTCCAGCGACATGGAACAACTGGCAGCCAACGCCGAGCGCGACTCCATCAAATACAAGATGGTGGAGTTCATGGGCGACAAGATTGGAGAAGAGTTCGACGCACACATCAGTGGCATACAGTCATACGGCATCTACTGCGAGATTGACGAGAACCACTGCGAAGGCATGGTAGCCATGCGCGAACTCGACGACGACTACTACGACTTCGACGAGAAGAACTATTGCCTCATCGGGCGGCGCCATCACCACAAGTATCAGCTGGGCGACCCCATCCGCATCCGTGTGGAACGTGCCAACTTAGAGAAGCGGCAACTCGACTTCTCCCTCGTGGAATAA
- a CDS encoding HAD family hydrolase — MEQLSDIKLLAFDADDTLWDCQCFFDEVSERYCDLLAHYGERGEIGDALFSVEMGNMEELGYGSKAFVISLVENALRVSNYRISARETEEIIALGRSLLRMTAQPLPHVAETLREIRGKGRYTMVVFTKGDQLEQEQKFLRSGLADMFDDLIIVSDKTPQAYGRLCKLFGAKPAETVMIGNSIKSDIRPAIQAGCHAIHIPHAITWQHEHAEPIEHERLTAISRFDELCRLL; from the coding sequence ATGGAACAACTGAGCGACATCAAACTGTTGGCATTCGATGCCGACGACACACTTTGGGATTGCCAATGCTTCTTTGACGAGGTGAGCGAGCGCTACTGCGACCTGCTGGCTCACTATGGCGAGCGTGGGGAGATTGGCGATGCACTCTTCAGCGTGGAGATGGGCAACATGGAGGAACTGGGCTATGGCTCGAAGGCATTCGTCATCTCACTCGTTGAAAACGCGCTGCGTGTCAGCAACTACCGCATCAGCGCCCGCGAGACGGAGGAAATCATCGCCTTGGGACGCTCGCTCCTGCGAATGACAGCCCAACCACTGCCGCATGTGGCTGAGACGCTGCGGGAGATAAGGGGAAAGGGACGCTACACGATGGTGGTCTTCACGAAGGGCGACCAATTGGAGCAAGAGCAGAAGTTCCTCCGCTCGGGACTTGCCGACATGTTCGACGACCTCATCATCGTGTCGGACAAGACACCGCAAGCCTACGGACGGCTTTGCAAACTGTTCGGTGCGAAGCCCGCAGAGACCGTCATGATAGGCAATTCTATCAAGAGCGACATCCGTCCGGCAATACAAGCAGGTTGCCACGCCATCCACATTCCCCATGCCATCACCTGGCAACACGAGCATGCCGAGCCCATCGAGCATGAGCGGCTCACTGCCATCAGTCGGTTCGACGAGCTCTGCCGGCTGCTGTGA
- a CDS encoding MBL fold metallo-hydrolase — MEIKAVKFRRDGFYTQPFAFGGEEGIDKFDKNIRYRGSLQNYLIDTGKEVVLVDTGLPAGFPEEVVDEQAVAYIGKNICDYMDALAALGYRPEQVTKILLTHKHSDHSGELRSFPNAEIYVNADEIGVAELKDIPNLIPVHFTDGPYHNFPESQKILDGIYFIKAKGHTNGNSLVIAENEGLFYMFQADITYVDEALYENKLSVVFDDLAAARETMDRVREFVRNQPTVYMGTHTPQGYENLEAKRVIDLDNPVPTVLTEVDFSKQEASGKYVCSVCGYVYDPAEHDGVAFEDLPDDWRCPRCKQSKEKFNKA, encoded by the coding sequence ATGGAAATTAAAGCAGTAAAATTCAGACGCGACGGGTTCTACACCCAGCCTTTCGCCTTCGGTGGAGAGGAAGGCATTGACAAGTTTGACAAGAACATCCGCTATCGTGGCAGTCTCCAGAACTACCTGATTGACACCGGCAAGGAGGTTGTCCTGGTGGATACCGGTCTGCCTGCCGGATTCCCTGAAGAAGTAGTGGACGAACAGGCAGTCGCTTATATAGGAAAAAACATCTGCGACTATATGGATGCCCTCGCTGCACTGGGCTACAGACCCGAGCAGGTGACGAAGATTCTCCTCACCCACAAGCACAGCGACCACAGCGGCGAGCTCCGCTCCTTCCCCAATGCGGAGATTTACGTGAATGCCGATGAAATCGGCGTGGCAGAACTGAAGGACATTCCGAATCTTATTCCCGTACATTTCACCGACGGTCCTTATCACAACTTCCCTGAAAGTCAGAAGATTCTCGATGGCATATACTTTATCAAGGCAAAGGGACACACTAACGGCAACAGCCTCGTGATTGCAGAGAACGAGGGGCTGTTCTACATGTTCCAAGCCGACATCACCTACGTGGACGAAGCCCTGTATGAGAACAAACTCTCGGTGGTCTTCGACGACCTGGCGGCTGCCCGCGAGACAATGGACCGTGTGCGCGAGTTCGTCCGCAACCAGCCCACTGTCTATATGGGCACCCACACCCCACAGGGCTATGAGAATCTGGAAGCCAAGCGCGTGATCGACCTCGACAACCCTGTGCCGACAGTTCTCACCGAGGTCGATTTCTCCAAGCAGGAGGCCAGCGGCAAGTACGTCTGCTCCGTCTGTGGCTACGTTTATGACCCTGCCGAGCACGACGGTGTGGCTTTCGAAGACCTGCCCGACGACTGGCGCTGCCCTCGCTGCAAGCAGAGCAAAGAGAAATTCAACAAGGCGTAA
- a CDS encoding ADP-ribosylglycohydrolase family protein, with translation MLGAIIGDIVGSRFEFSRPPQGAFDLFTPECFFTDDTVCTIAIADAILHGRGYQESLRDWCGRYPDVGYGGGFWAWLQSSNPVPYNSCGNGSAMRVSSVGWLFDDFEEVLEEAKKSAEMTHNHPEGIKGAQCVAASIFRLRTCQLSKESLIRHVEKRFDYEILSLNDVYRIGATGHFDALCQETVPMAIRCFVESVDFEDAIRLSVMAGGDADTKTDITGALAEAYYEIPGEIINQAYTYLPEEMLSILHEFYEKVEENIGR, from the coding sequence ATGTTGGGAGCAATCATTGGAGATATTGTCGGTTCTCGGTTTGAGTTTAGCAGACCGCCACAGGGAGCATTCGATTTGTTCACGCCAGAATGTTTCTTTACGGACGACACGGTGTGTACCATCGCCATTGCCGATGCCATCTTGCATGGGCGCGGCTATCAGGAGAGCCTGCGCGACTGGTGTGGGCGCTATCCGGATGTAGGCTATGGAGGAGGGTTCTGGGCTTGGCTGCAAAGCAGCAATCCGGTACCTTACAACAGTTGTGGCAATGGTTCTGCCATGCGCGTGAGTAGCGTGGGATGGCTGTTCGACGATTTCGAGGAAGTGTTGGAGGAAGCAAAGAAAAGTGCTGAGATGACCCATAACCATCCGGAGGGCATAAAGGGAGCACAGTGTGTGGCGGCTTCCATCTTCAGGTTGCGCACCTGCCAACTCTCCAAGGAGTCGCTGATTCGGCATGTGGAGAAACGTTTCGACTACGAAATCCTCTCGTTGAACGACGTCTATCGCATCGGTGCCACCGGTCATTTTGATGCCCTGTGTCAGGAAACGGTGCCCATGGCTATCCGCTGTTTTGTGGAGTCGGTGGATTTTGAAGACGCTATCCGCTTGTCGGTGATGGCTGGTGGCGATGCGGACACGAAGACCGATATCACCGGAGCATTGGCAGAGGCTTACTACGAGATTCCGGGAGAGATTATCAATCAGGCATACACTTATCTGCCGGAGGAGATGCTCAGCATCTTGCATGAGTTCTACGAAAAGGTGGAGGAGAATATTGGCAGGTGA
- the secDF gene encoding protein translocase subunit SecDF — MQNKGIVIITAVLLTLASIFYLSFSVATSYYDKQAAKIKDPIAQQDYKDSVKYLGIYSYQKCLETQVGLGLDLKGGMNVILEVSVPDLVDNLSGHKKDPAFLKAMKEARAEEEQTQSDFISLFIKAYQRNAPGHKLAEIFATQQLSEVKTTSTDAEVEKILREKVSDAVKDAKNVITNRIDQFGVVQPNIQMLEGQEGRIMVEMPGVKDPERMRKLLQGSANLEFWETFSSNEIIPYLSQLDQRLLGNEEPTEAKDTTKAAQADTTQVSLALKDKKATEKVQQSSEEQMAEAKKRNPLLAMLQPMEGQLAIVGLANMRDTAEINKILNSELAKQILPTDLKLYWSAKPSDLIKNNKRIFELYALKVTTGDGRAPLEGDVVESARDEFNQFTGKPSVNMTMNDDGARRWAQLTRVNVGKAIAIVLDGVVYSAPRVNGEISGGSSEISGSFTIEDTKDLANTLKSGRMKAPVRIVQEEVVGPSLGAQSIRQGIMSFIVAFVLLMIYMIMMYGFIPGMIANSALLMNLFFTMGIMASFQSALTMPGIAGIVLTLGMAVDANVLIYERTKEELKAGKNVKQALQSGYSNAFSAIFDSNLTSIITGIILAVIGTGPVRGFAITLIIGICCSFFTAVFLTRLVYENRMKKDKWLNLTFTTPISRNFLQNMRVDFMSKYRTTFTIWAIAAIVFIGFFAIRGLSKSIDFTGGRNYVLKFEKPVQPEDVNKALTTEFQGYSANALALGTDGHTIRVSTNYKIESNSLTVDDEAEQKLFNALSKAGLVTQKDLKTFKDPDDRKGGSIISSTKVGPSIARDVTNKAIISVIVALIAIFLYILLRFRNVAFSVGSLVALALDTLIVVGFYSALWGVVPFSLEIDQTFIGAILTVIGYSINDKVVVFDRIRENLGLFKKRDKRTLFNDSLNQTLARTVNTSLSTLIVLLCIFFLGGDSIRSFSFAMILGVVFGTLSSIFIAAPVAYLTLGRKTIEEDEKKLAKA, encoded by the coding sequence ATGCAAAACAAAGGAATTGTAATCATTACTGCCGTCTTACTGACGCTTGCAAGTATCTTCTACCTGTCGTTCTCAGTTGCCACAAGCTATTACGACAAACAGGCAGCCAAGATTAAAGACCCCATCGCACAGCAGGACTATAAGGACTCTGTGAAGTATCTGGGCATCTATTCTTACCAGAAATGTCTGGAGACACAGGTAGGTCTTGGACTCGACCTCAAAGGCGGTATGAACGTTATCCTCGAAGTGTCCGTACCCGACTTGGTGGACAACCTGTCCGGACACAAGAAAGACCCTGCCTTCCTGAAAGCCATGAAGGAAGCGCGTGCCGAAGAGGAACAGACACAGAGTGACTTCATCTCACTTTTCATCAAAGCTTATCAGCGAAATGCGCCAGGACACAAGCTGGCAGAGATTTTCGCCACACAGCAACTTTCCGAAGTGAAGACAACCAGCACTGACGCTGAAGTGGAGAAGATTCTCCGCGAGAAGGTCAGCGATGCTGTGAAAGACGCCAAGAACGTCATCACCAACCGTATCGACCAGTTCGGTGTCGTTCAGCCAAACATCCAGATGCTGGAAGGTCAGGAAGGACGCATCATGGTGGAAATGCCTGGTGTGAAAGACCCGGAGCGTATGCGCAAACTGTTGCAAGGTAGCGCCAATCTCGAATTCTGGGAGACGTTCAGTTCCAACGAGATTATTCCGTATCTCAGCCAGTTAGACCAGCGTCTGCTCGGAAACGAAGAACCTACCGAAGCGAAAGACACGACCAAGGCTGCTCAGGCAGACACCACACAGGTGAGCCTCGCGCTGAAAGACAAGAAGGCTACCGAAAAGGTGCAGCAAAGTTCTGAAGAGCAGATGGCTGAAGCCAAGAAGCGCAACCCATTGCTTGCCATGCTCCAGCCGATGGAGGGACAGCTCGCTATCGTGGGTCTGGCAAACATGCGTGACACGGCGGAAATCAATAAGATTCTGAATTCTGAACTGGCTAAGCAGATTCTGCCTACCGACTTGAAACTTTACTGGAGTGCCAAGCCGTCGGACCTCATTAAGAACAACAAACGCATCTTCGAACTCTATGCACTGAAAGTCACCACAGGCGACGGACGTGCACCGCTGGAAGGCGACGTAGTAGAATCAGCACGCGACGAGTTCAACCAGTTTACTGGCAAGCCGAGCGTGAACATGACAATGAACGACGACGGTGCACGCCGCTGGGCACAGCTCACCCGCGTGAATGTCGGCAAAGCCATCGCCATCGTACTTGACGGCGTAGTTTACAGTGCACCGCGCGTCAACGGAGAAATCAGTGGCGGTAGCTCTGAAATCAGCGGTAGCTTCACCATTGAAGACACGAAAGACTTGGCAAACACGCTGAAGTCCGGTCGTATGAAAGCTCCCGTACGCATCGTTCAGGAAGAGGTTGTCGGTCCGTCTCTCGGAGCACAGTCCATCCGTCAGGGTATCATGTCGTTCATCGTGGCATTTGTCCTGCTGATGATCTACATGATCATGATGTACGGATTCATCCCTGGCATGATAGCCAACAGCGCCCTGCTGATGAACCTGTTCTTCACGATGGGTATCATGGCATCGTTCCAGTCGGCACTCACCATGCCTGGTATCGCCGGTATTGTGCTCACACTGGGTATGGCAGTCGATGCGAACGTGCTTATCTATGAACGAACAAAAGAAGAGCTCAAGGCAGGAAAGAACGTCAAACAGGCACTGCAATCCGGCTATTCGAACGCATTCTCCGCTATCTTCGACTCCAACCTGACCTCTATCATTACAGGTATCATCTTGGCAGTCATCGGAACAGGTCCGGTACGCGGATTTGCCATCACGCTCATCATCGGTATCTGCTGCTCATTCTTCACCGCTGTGTTCCTCACACGTCTCGTTTATGAGAACCGCATGAAGAAAGACAAGTGGCTGAACCTCACATTCACCACACCTATCTCTCGCAACTTCCTGCAGAATATGCGAGTTGACTTCATGAGCAAATACCGCACCACCTTCACCATCTGGGCGATTGCAGCGATTGTATTCATTGGTTTCTTCGCTATTCGCGGACTCAGCAAGAGCATCGACTTCACCGGAGGTCGCAACTACGTGCTGAAGTTTGAAAAACCTGTACAGCCCGAGGATGTGAACAAGGCTCTGACAACTGAGTTCCAAGGCTACTCAGCCAATGCGCTGGCACTTGGAACCGACGGACATACCATCCGTGTTTCCACCAACTATAAGATTGAATCCAACAGCCTGACCGTTGACGACGAGGCAGAGCAGAAACTCTTCAACGCCCTCAGCAAGGCAGGACTGGTGACTCAGAAAGACTTGAAGACATTCAAGGATCCAGACGACCGCAAGGGTGGTTCTATCATCAGCAGCACGAAAGTCGGTCCGAGCATCGCACGCGACGTGACGAACAAAGCCATCATTTCGGTCATCGTGGCACTCATCGCCATCTTCCTCTACATCCTGTTGCGTTTCCGCAACGTGGCATTCTCCGTAGGTTCGCTGGTGGCACTGGCGCTCGATACGCTTATCGTAGTAGGCTTCTACTCGGCATTGTGGGGTGTCGTTCCCTTCTCGCTCGAGATAGACCAGACCTTCATCGGTGCCATCCTGACCGTAATCGGTTACTCGATTAACGACAAGGTGGTGGTATTCGACCGTATCCGCGAGAATCTCGGTCTCTTCAAGAAGCGTGACAAGCGCACACTGTTCAATGACTCGTTGAACCAGACGCTTGCACGTACAGTCAACACCTCACTCTCTACGTTGATTGTGTTGCTCTGTATCTTCTTCCTTGGCGGCGACAGCATCCGCAGCTTCTCGTTCGCCATGATTCTGGGCGTTGTCTTCGGTACGTTGTCATCCATCTTCATCGCTGCACCGGTGGCTTACCTGACACTGGGACGCAAAACCATCGAAGAAGATGAGAAGAAACTTGCCAAAGCATAA
- a CDS encoding endonuclease/exonuclease/phosphatase family protein, whose protein sequence is MIGKLKSFTLKVIAGINIVAVIVMMISGYSSLFHPQDYPTISILGLLFPFFVIVNLIFLLFWVIFKLKGILIPVIGLLLCLPPIRDYLPLNFQQVPPDGSLKVISYNVYLFAPWDVKKDEPNPILEYLHNSDADIICLQEAETNEMGSNKLRQAMSIYPYRDSTKMENASEVMMLFSKHPIIAKKRIKYTSTGNMSMAYLLNIDSDTVIVINNHLETNSLSMEDREDFNQITKGKMDNKSTVDKTKILLKKMAKAAKKRAPQIEAISQFLDEYRGKSAIVCGDFNDTPISYTHHTISKHLTDCFVASGNGLGFTYIRNGMHARIDYIFCSKDWQPYGCMVDKSVSISDHYPVVCWLKKRGKP, encoded by the coding sequence ATGATTGGAAAGCTGAAATCTTTTACCTTAAAAGTGATTGCCGGCATCAACATCGTTGCCGTCATCGTCATGATGATTTCCGGCTATTCCAGCCTTTTCCATCCGCAAGACTATCCCACCATTTCCATCCTCGGCTTGTTGTTTCCGTTCTTTGTCATTGTCAACTTGATTTTTTTGCTCTTTTGGGTCATCTTCAAGCTGAAAGGAATCCTGATTCCCGTGATTGGACTTCTGTTGTGTCTGCCGCCCATCCGCGACTATCTGCCCCTCAATTTCCAGCAAGTCCCTCCCGACGGAAGCCTCAAAGTCATCTCGTACAATGTATATCTGTTTGCTCCATGGGATGTCAAGAAAGATGAGCCCAACCCTATTCTCGAATACCTCCATAACAGCGATGCCGACATCATCTGCCTGCAAGAGGCAGAGACCAACGAGATGGGCAGCAACAAGCTGCGTCAGGCAATGAGCATATACCCTTATCGCGACTCTACGAAAATGGAAAATGCCTCTGAGGTCATGATGCTTTTCAGCAAACACCCCATCATTGCGAAGAAACGCATCAAATACACTTCCACCGGCAATATGAGCATGGCATATCTGCTCAATATCGACAGCGACACGGTCATTGTCATCAACAACCATCTGGAGACGAACAGCCTCTCAATGGAAGACCGGGAAGACTTCAATCAGATAACAAAAGGAAAGATGGACAACAAGAGCACTGTGGATAAAACAAAAATCTTGCTGAAGAAAATGGCAAAAGCAGCAAAGAAACGTGCCCCGCAGATAGAAGCCATCAGCCAATTCCTGGACGAGTATCGCGGGAAAAGCGCCATCGTCTGTGGCGATTTCAACGACACCCCCATTTCCTATACGCACCACACCATTTCCAAGCACCTTACCGACTGTTTCGTGGCAAGCGGCAATGGTCTGGGATTCACTTACATTCGGAACGGCATGCACGCCCGCATCGACTACATTTTCTGCAGTAAAGACTGGCAACCATACGGCTGCATGGTGGATAAGAGTGTGAGCATTTCCGACCACTATCCAGTGGTTTGTTGGCTGAAAAAGCGGGGAAAACCATAA